One Candidatus Atelocyanobacterium thalassa isolate ALOHA genomic window, TTCTACTTATTAAGGAATCAATTTTTATATTGATTCCTTAATAGTTTCTGTCTACGCCCTCAAAATATGTTATATTAAACAAGTGCGTGGCGAGCGTAGCCAAGTGGTTAAGGCAGTGGGTTGTGGTCCCGCCATTCGTGGGTTCGAGTCCCATCGTTCGCCCTTATAGCTTTTAACTTGTACTTATATACAAAAAACCTTTCTTATTTTAGTAATAGTTTGAATCTTATTTAACAGTTCAATACGTTTTGCCAAATAATTTTTTACTATATTAAATAATGTGGAAATATCCTACTGATAAGCTTGTTATCAATTCTAAAAAAATTCATGTATGGAAGATTGATTTATCAGCATCTTACTTACTTGTTAGATTTTACTTAACCATACTTAATAAAGAAGAAAAAAAAATTTCTCAAATCCGATTTATAAAAGATAAAAGACGTTTTATTATATCTCGAGGAATATTAAAACTTATTTTAAGTAAATATTTATTGATCGACCCAAAGCAAATAAATTTTGAATATACTGCTCACGGCAAACCTAAGCTTGCTGATTCAATTAATTCTATGGAGATAGAATTTAATATTTCTCATTCCGAGGAATTAATTGTCTACGCGATTACATGCCAAGATCCTATCGGAGTTGATATTGAGTATATTCAACCTTTATTAAATGTAGAAAAAATTGCTAAGCGTTTTTTCTCCACTCAGGAATTTAAGAAACTAAAATACTTAAATAATTCTGAAAAAAATCTTGAATTTTTAAAACTTTGGACAGGGAAAGAAGCATATTTAAAAGCTACAGGAGAAGGAATTAGTCAAGGACTGGACAAAGTACAAATAACAACCAATCACACTACAAAAATTATTGGTGCTCCTTATTTCAATTATCTTCCATGGAAGATAATTTCGTTTGTTACCCAGTCAAATTATTTAATAAGTATAGCTACATTAGATAAAGAACGGAAAATATATTATTGGAAAGTTTAAAAAAGTTAAATAAGATAAATCTTTCATTTTATTTATGGGAAACTATTACCATGATGATGGAAATTTAATGTTCCTGCTCCTATATATAATCCTTGGGAATGTTTTCCTTCTGGATAAACTGTTATGCCAAATTGGTAATTTCCACCTACTGTAGGATTATTTGTAGGCTTCATTATAATAGTAAAAGTTTGTCCAGGACGGATCGAAGGTTCAAAGACTATAGAAATTTTATTATTATCTAAGTTTTTTTTCACTTTGCTAATAAACAAATTACTTTCAGGACTAATTGTTTTTCCTATAAAAGCAACAGTTTGATTCAAATCAAACTGTATTTTATCTACTCCTTTAATTTGTTGTAACACTAACTTCTGAAGAGGTGCTCCAGCATCCAAAGGTGTTGCTACAGTGAAATAATATGCTGCATTATCTGCTTTAACTTGGCTTAAGCTAGTTATTGATTCAATTAATCTAGGAGATTTATTGAATAAGGTAATATGATCACCAACATTGAGTGAAATTAAGGAAGAACCAATCAAGAAGATGCTTCCTGTCATTTGAAATATATTTTTTAAAATAAAAGTATTCACAATTAATTGATAAATATTAATAAAATAAAAACCTAGGTTATCCTAGGTTTTTATTGTAATAGTTAAACTATTTTTCTAACAGCAGAAGCTTCGTCTGGATGAATACCTAAACGTGTCAGATTTAATCGTCCTTTGTTATCGATTTCACGTACTTTAACTACAACTTCATCTCCAACAGCAACTTCATCTTCTACTTTACCTACTCTTCTTTCGGCTAATTGAGAAATATGAATCATACCTTCCTTGCCTGGCAAGACTTCTACAAAAGCTCCTATAGGGATAAGGCGAGTAACGCGACCCAAGTAAACTTCTCCTTCGTTTAGTTTGCGTGTCATATTAAAGATAATACTTTTTGCTTTCTCTGCCTTTTTCGCTTGAATAGCAGCAATAGTAACCATACCATCATCAGAAATATCGATTTTTGAACCGGTTTGTTCTGTAATACCTTTAATAGTTTTACCACCTGGACCAATAATTAACCCTATCATTTCAGGATCAATTTTCATGGTTAATAGTCGAGGAGCAAATGTTGATAATTCTGAACGTGGCTTATCAATAGTTGACAACATTTTTTCAAGAATATGTAGACGGGCAGGTAAAGCCTGTTCAATAGCTTTTGCTATAACATCCATTGATAACCCAGTAATTTTCATATCCATTTGTAAAGCTGTAATACCACTATCAGTTCCAGCTACTTTGAAGTCCATATCTCCTAAGAAATCTTCGATTCCTTGTATATCCGTAAGAATACGTACTTCTTCTCCCTCTTTGATAAGTCCCATAGCTGCTCCACTAACTGGTTTGGCAATAGGTACTCCAGCATCCATTAAAGCTAAAGTTGATCCACAAACAGATCCCATTGATGTAGAGCCATTAGAGGATAAAACCTCTGATACAACTCTAACTACATAAGGGAATTCTTCTTGTTGGGGCAATACAGGCAGAAGAGCACGTTCTGCCAAAGCTCCATGTCCAATTTCTCTTCTTCCTGGAGATCTCATTGGTTTAGTCTCTGCAACAGAATAAGGAGGAAAATTATAGTGATGTAAATAGCGCTTTTCATCTTCAGGATGTAAATCATCACCTAAATCTTGTGCATCGCCTGGAGTACCAAGGGTTGCCAAAGATAATACTTGAGTTAAACCTCTATTAAATAATCCACAACCATGTACCCTTGGAGGTAGAATACCTACATCACAAGTAATAGGACGAACTTCATCAAGTTTTCTACCATCCACGCGAATCTCGTTATCAACAATTTGCGATCGCATTAACTTTTTGGTTAAACCTTTATAAAGATTATTTACAGCTTTAGGATCTTCCTTAGCAGCAATTTTTATTGAATCCTCTTCTGAAAGATTAGTTATTATTTCATTAATAGTTGTTTCTTTGATTTCATCAAGAGCTATATCTCTTTCAGCCTTACCAAGATTATATTGAACTAAAACTTTTTTGATAGATTCAGACGACTGATCGCTAATGAATTTTTCTAGAACTTCATTTTTTACTGGGGGATCAGCTTTTACTAATGATATTCCCAGTTCTTCCATAATTTCTTGTTGTGCCCCAATTAGATCTCTTACCGCCTCATAGCCAAAATCAATAGCTTCAATAACATCTTGTTCTGGAAGCTGATTAGCTCCAGCTTCGATCATGACAACACCGTCAGGACTTCCTGCAACTACTAGATCAAGATCTCCATCTTCTACTTCTCGGTAAGTAGGATTAATAATAAAATCATCTCCTACTAAACCTACCCTGACAGCTGCCATGGGCCCAAAGAAAGGAATCTGAGCCTGAATTACAGCTATCGAAGCACCTGTCACAGCCAGAACATCAGGGGGCACTTCCTCATCCATAGATAAAGTAGTAGCAATAATCTGAATATCATTTCGAAACCAATTAGGAAATAAAGGACGTAAAGGTCGATCAATTAGTCTACTAATAAGAGTTACCCTTTCTGGAGGACGTCCTTCTCTTCGTAAAAATCCTCCTGGAATTCGTCCTGCAGCATAAAGTCTTTCTTCATAATCTACAGTTAAAGGCAAAAAATCAATACCTTCTCTTCCTTTTGATGTTGTTGCTGTTACTAGAACTGCCGTATCTCCGGACTGAATTAGAATTGCTCCACCTGCTTGAGGAGCCAATAATCCTAGCTTTAGTCGAATATCTCGTCCGTCAAAAGATATTGATTTATCAAATTCTTGCATTCAACGTCTCTTCCCTTTTTTTATTATGTTTCTCTTTCTGTCGCAATCCTAACATTTTAAAGGAACTTGACGCGATGGACTACCCCATGTAAATGTAGTTATTTAAATTTGTTTATATTTTTCTCTATATATTTCATCTTTCAATATATTCAGTAAAGCAAATTTCAAGCTTTAGATTGTTTTTTAGGAGTTTAAAATAACTATGAATTGTAATGTTGACAAAAAAGAAGCAAAAGTTGTTATTGTTGGTGGTGGATTTGGAGGATTATATACAGCAAAAGCCCTGAAACAATCTTCTGTACAAGTTACTTTAATTGATAAGCGTAATTTTCATCTTTTTCAGCCATTACTGTATCAAGTCGCCACAGGTGGTCTTTCTCCATCTGACATAGCATCACCTTTAAGATTAATTTTACGTCAACATAAAAATGTACAAGTACTACTAAATTCTGTTGTTGATCTAAAACCCAAAGATAAACAAATTATTCTTGATGATGATAAATCTATTTCTTATGACATTCTTATCTTAGCAACTGGATCAACTCATCACTATTTTGGCAACGATCAGTGGGAAAATCATGCCCCAGGTCTTAGTACTGTCGAAGATGCTCTAGAAATACGTAATCGTGTTTTTGGGGCTTTTGAAGCAGCTGAGAAGGAAAACGACCCAATAAAAAGACAAGCTTGGTTAACATTTGTAATAGTAGGTGGCGGACCTACTGGAGTAGAGCTAGCTGGGGCAGTAGCCGAAATTGTTAATAGTTCTATGAAAGGTAATTTTAATAATTTCACGCCTAAAGATGCCAAGATTATATTGATTGAAGGGTTAGAAAGAGTACTTCCCCCCTATCCTACAGAGCTTTCATCTAAAGCAGAGCAAGAGTTGTGCAATCTCGGCGTAACAATACATACTCAATCAATGGTAACAAGTATAAGTGAAAATAATATTGTGTTACGCAAAGGAGAGAAATACGAACAAATTACTTCTCATACGATTTTATGGGCTGCAGGAGTCAAAGCATCGTCAATTGGCAAAAAATTAGCTGAAAAAACTGGCGCACAAATAGATAGGGCTGGTCGAGTTATTGTTGAACCAGATCTCAGTATTATAGGCTTCCCAGATATTTTTGTGATAGGAGATTTATCAAGCTTTTCTCATCAAAATAATAAACCTTTACCTGGAATAGCTCCTGTGGCGATGCAACAAGCTAAGTATGTCGCTAAATTAATACAAAAACAATTAAAAGGTGAATCACTACCATCTTTTGTTTATAAAGATTATGGTAGTATGGCAGTTATAGGAAAAAACAAAGCTGTGGCAGACTTCAAATTTATCAAACTTTCTGGATTTTTAGCTTGGTTTATTTGGATTTGGGTCCATATCTATTATCTTATCGAATTTGATAATAAACTAGTTGTCTTAATTCAATGGATATGGAATTATTTTACACAAGGTCGTGGATCTTCTGTAATTATAGAAAATAATAAAAAAGATAAATAATAAAAAATTTACTAAAGTATTTTTTAGAAATGTATTGAAAGATTATTAATAAATTTATTAAAATTATGGAAAATCTTTGGTTTCAGCCTCTTATATGGATAGATTATCGATTAGCAATAATCTATGCCATTACCATACCCGCAATATTAACAATTTTAGCTTTTCTCCAAAGGATTGATTCAATCGGGCGTTTACTAGTTATTTATTGGCGAGTTTCTAGTTTATTGTTAATTACCATTTATTTATTAATACCTGGTTGGAATGGAGGAAATGGTTCTTTTGAAATATTATGTACACATTTGGGTTTTATTACTGCTATTTTAGCTCGTATTTTAA contains:
- a CDS encoding 4'-phosphopantetheinyl transferase family protein, yielding MWKYPTDKLVINSKKIHVWKIDLSASYLLVRFYLTILNKEEKKISQIRFIKDKRRFIISRGILKLILSKYLLIDPKQINFEYTAHGKPKLADSINSMEIEFNISHSEELIVYAITCQDPIGVDIEYIQPLLNVEKIAKRFFSTQEFKKLKYLNNSEKNLEFLKLWTGKEAYLKATGEGISQGLDKVQITTNHTTKIIGAPYFNYLPWKIISFVTQSNYLISIATLDKERKIYYWKV
- a CDS encoding polyribonucleotide nucleotidyltransferase, with amino-acid sequence MQEFDKSISFDGRDIRLKLGLLAPQAGGAILIQSGDTAVLVTATTSKGREGIDFLPLTVDYEERLYAAGRIPGGFLRREGRPPERVTLISRLIDRPLRPLFPNWFRNDIQIIATTLSMDEEVPPDVLAVTGASIAVIQAQIPFFGPMAAVRVGLVGDDFIINPTYREVEDGDLDLVVAGSPDGVVMIEAGANQLPEQDVIEAIDFGYEAVRDLIGAQQEIMEELGISLVKADPPVKNEVLEKFISDQSSESIKKVLVQYNLGKAERDIALDEIKETTINEIITNLSEEDSIKIAAKEDPKAVNNLYKGLTKKLMRSQIVDNEIRVDGRKLDEVRPITCDVGILPPRVHGCGLFNRGLTQVLSLATLGTPGDAQDLGDDLHPEDEKRYLHHYNFPPYSVAETKPMRSPGRREIGHGALAERALLPVLPQQEEFPYVVRVVSEVLSSNGSTSMGSVCGSTLALMDAGVPIAKPVSGAAMGLIKEGEEVRILTDIQGIEDFLGDMDFKVAGTDSGITALQMDMKITGLSMDVIAKAIEQALPARLHILEKMLSTIDKPRSELSTFAPRLLTMKIDPEMIGLIIGPGGKTIKGITEQTGSKIDISDDGMVTIAAIQAKKAEKAKSIIFNMTRKLNEGEVYLGRVTRLIPIGAFVEVLPGKEGMIHISQLAERRVGKVEDEVAVGDEVVVKVREIDNKGRLNLTRLGIHPDEASAVRKIV
- a CDS encoding DUF2808 domain-containing protein; translation: MTGSIFLIGSSLISLNVGDHITLFNKSPRLIESITSLSQVKADNAAYYFTVATPLDAGAPLQKLVLQQIKGVDKIQFDLNQTVAFIGKTISPESNLFISKVKKNLDNNKISIVFEPSIRPGQTFTIIMKPTNNPTVGGNYQFGITVYPEGKHSQGLYIGAGTLNFHHHGNSFP
- a CDS encoding NAD(P)/FAD-dependent oxidoreductase, with amino-acid sequence MNCNVDKKEAKVVIVGGGFGGLYTAKALKQSSVQVTLIDKRNFHLFQPLLYQVATGGLSPSDIASPLRLILRQHKNVQVLLNSVVDLKPKDKQIILDDDKSISYDILILATGSTHHYFGNDQWENHAPGLSTVEDALEIRNRVFGAFEAAEKENDPIKRQAWLTFVIVGGGPTGVELAGAVAEIVNSSMKGNFNNFTPKDAKIILIEGLERVLPPYPTELSSKAEQELCNLGVTIHTQSMVTSISENNIVLRKGEKYEQITSHTILWAAGVKASSIGKKLAEKTGAQIDRAGRVIVEPDLSIIGFPDIFVIGDLSSFSHQNNKPLPGIAPVAMQQAKYVAKLIQKQLKGESLPSFVYKDYGSMAVIGKNKAVADFKFIKLSGFLAWFIWIWVHIYYLIEFDNKLVVLIQWIWNYFTQGRGSSVIIENNKKDK